A stretch of the Arthrobacter sp. PAMC 25486 genome encodes the following:
- the lpdA gene encoding dihydrolipoyl dehydrogenase: protein MAEQAAGQEFDILVLGGGSGGYAAALRAVQLGMTVGLVEKGKLGGTCLHNGCIPTKALLHAAEVADHAREGASIGVNSQLNSIDLVGVNKYKDGIIAGKYKGLQGLIKGKGVTVIEGEGRLTAANTITVNGVNYTGKNIILATGSYSRSLPGLEIGGKVITSDEALSMETLPKSAIVLGGGVIGVEFASVWKSFGVDVTIIEGMASLVPNEDASIIKVLERTFRKRGIKFNTGTFFQGVEQNNDGVKATLVDGKTFEADLMLVAVGRGAFTAGMGFEEAGVTIDRGFVITNERLHTGVGNIYAVGDIVPGVQLAHRGFQQGIFVAEEIAGMNPVIVEDINIPKVTFCDPEIASVGLNEKQAKEKFGDENVESTEYNLAGNGKSAILGTGGIIKFVREKDGPVVGVHMIGSHIGEQIGEAQLIVNWEAYPEDIAGLIHAHPTQNEALGEAAMALAGRPLHG from the coding sequence GTGGCCGAACAGGCAGCTGGGCAAGAATTCGATATTTTGGTTCTCGGCGGTGGCAGCGGCGGATACGCAGCTGCACTGCGCGCAGTCCAATTGGGCATGACCGTTGGTCTCGTGGAGAAGGGCAAGTTGGGCGGCACCTGCCTGCACAACGGCTGTATCCCCACCAAGGCTCTGCTGCATGCAGCAGAAGTTGCAGACCACGCCCGTGAAGGTGCTTCCATTGGTGTAAACAGCCAGCTGAACAGCATCGACCTGGTGGGCGTCAACAAGTACAAGGACGGCATCATTGCCGGCAAGTACAAGGGCCTGCAGGGCCTCATCAAGGGCAAGGGCGTCACCGTCATCGAGGGCGAAGGCCGCTTGACCGCGGCCAACACCATCACCGTGAACGGCGTGAACTACACCGGCAAGAACATCATCCTGGCCACCGGCTCCTATTCGCGCAGCCTGCCCGGCCTGGAAATTGGCGGCAAGGTCATCACCTCCGACGAGGCACTGTCCATGGAGACCCTGCCCAAGAGCGCCATCGTGCTCGGCGGCGGCGTCATCGGCGTCGAATTTGCTTCCGTCTGGAAGTCCTTCGGCGTGGATGTGACCATCATCGAAGGCATGGCCTCACTGGTGCCCAACGAGGATGCCTCCATCATCAAGGTCCTCGAGCGCACGTTCCGCAAGCGCGGCATCAAGTTCAACACCGGCACCTTCTTCCAGGGTGTTGAGCAAAATAACGACGGCGTGAAAGCCACCCTGGTGGACGGCAAGACGTTCGAGGCGGACCTCATGCTCGTGGCTGTCGGCCGCGGCGCATTCACGGCCGGCATGGGCTTTGAAGAGGCTGGCGTCACGATTGACCGCGGCTTCGTCATCACCAACGAACGCCTGCACACCGGCGTCGGCAACATCTACGCAGTGGGCGACATCGTCCCCGGCGTGCAGCTGGCACACCGCGGCTTCCAGCAGGGCATCTTCGTCGCCGAGGAAATTGCCGGCATGAACCCCGTCATCGTTGAAGACATCAACATCCCCAAGGTCACCTTCTGTGACCCGGAGATCGCTTCGGTGGGCTTGAACGAGAAGCAGGCCAAGGAAAAGTTCGGCGACGAGAATGTCGAATCCACCGAATACAATCTGGCCGGCAACGGCAAGAGCGCCATCCTGGGCACCGGCGGCATCATCAAGTTCGTCCGCGAAAAGGACGGCCCCGTGGTGGGTGTTCACATGATCGGCAGCCACATTGGCGAGCAGATCGGTGAAGCACAGCTCATCGTGAACTGGGAAGCCTACCCGGAAGATATTGCGGGCCTGATCCACGCACACCCCACACAGAACGAAGCCCTGGGAGAAGCGGCAATGGCCTTGGCCGGACGCCCGCTCCACGGCTAG
- a CDS encoding leucyl aminopeptidase, which translates to MSAKEPISFHVVSSDLSKVSADALVIAVSKGADGPVILDAPISPAALTSLKASLSALGVTGAADQVVRLPGLPETGGKILVLAGIGKLKDGTANDEALRRTAGAALRQLSGLKHVVFALPTTSVAQLGAIAEGAALGAYQYASLHSSTEGKLAPVSKVTIHSTLAKDPALAAALERAAIVAKAVNATRTLVNEPPSKLYPATFAEAAKDLAKGLPVKVTVLDEKRLLKEGWGGIMGVGQGSSRPPRMVKLEYKSERSVANLAFVGKGITFDSGGISIKPGAGMVTMKCDMAGAGAVLNAVLAVAALGLPVNVTGWLCIAENMPSGTAIRPSDVLTMFGGKTVEVLNTDAEGRLVMADGLVAASQEFPDVIIDVATLTGAQMMALGNRTGGVMGDEGVSAALKAAADRSGELIWPMPLPEELRPSLDSPVADMANIGERMGGMMTAAVFLQEFIGKGKDGETIPWAHLDIAGPAFNEGAPYGYTPKQGTGMSVRTLVAYVEDVVARSA; encoded by the coding sequence GTGAGTGCGAAAGAACCCATCAGCTTCCATGTGGTCAGTTCAGATTTGTCGAAGGTGTCCGCCGACGCCCTCGTCATCGCCGTCAGCAAGGGTGCAGACGGCCCCGTCATCCTGGACGCCCCCATCTCCCCCGCGGCACTGACGTCCCTCAAGGCGTCCCTGTCGGCCTTGGGCGTTACCGGCGCCGCCGACCAGGTGGTCCGGCTGCCGGGCCTGCCCGAGACCGGTGGCAAAATCTTGGTCCTTGCCGGCATAGGCAAGCTCAAGGACGGCACGGCCAACGACGAGGCACTGCGCCGTACCGCCGGGGCTGCCCTCCGCCAGCTCTCAGGGCTCAAGCATGTCGTCTTTGCCCTGCCGACGACGTCGGTCGCCCAGTTGGGTGCCATTGCGGAGGGTGCCGCCCTGGGTGCGTACCAGTACGCCAGCCTGCACTCGAGCACCGAGGGCAAGCTGGCCCCCGTGTCCAAGGTCACCATCCACTCCACCTTGGCCAAGGACCCTGCCCTGGCCGCCGCCCTGGAGCGTGCCGCCATCGTCGCGAAGGCCGTCAACGCCACCCGGACCCTTGTCAACGAACCCCCAAGCAAGCTGTATCCGGCAACATTTGCCGAAGCAGCGAAGGACCTTGCCAAGGGCCTGCCTGTCAAGGTCACCGTGCTGGATGAGAAGCGCCTCCTCAAGGAAGGCTGGGGCGGCATCATGGGCGTAGGCCAGGGCTCCTCGCGCCCGCCACGCATGGTCAAGCTTGAATACAAGTCCGAGCGCTCCGTCGCCAACCTTGCCTTCGTTGGCAAGGGCATCACGTTTGACTCCGGCGGCATCTCCATCAAGCCGGGCGCCGGCATGGTGACCATGAAGTGCGACATGGCCGGTGCGGGCGCCGTCCTGAACGCCGTTTTAGCTGTTGCCGCCCTGGGCCTGCCGGTAAATGTCACGGGCTGGCTGTGCATTGCCGAAAACATGCCGTCCGGCACCGCCATCCGCCCCTCCGATGTTTTGACGATGTTCGGCGGCAAGACCGTTGAGGTCTTGAACACCGACGCTGAGGGCCGCCTGGTCATGGCCGACGGCCTCGTGGCCGCCTCACAGGAATTCCCCGACGTGATCATCGACGTGGCGACCCTGACAGGCGCCCAGATGATGGCCCTCGGCAACCGCACCGGCGGTGTCATGGGTGATGAAGGCGTCAGCGCTGCACTGAAGGCGGCCGCCGACCGTTCCGGCGAACTCATTTGGCCCATGCCCCTGCCCGAAGAGCTACGCCCCTCACTGGACTCCCCCGTGGCGGACATGGCCAACATTGGCGAACGCATGGGCGGCATGATGACCGCTGCCGTGTTCCTGCAGGAGTTCATAGGCAAGGGCAAGGACGGGGAGACCATCCCCTGGGCTCACCTCGACATTGCCGGGCCCGCCTTCAACGAAGGAGCGCCCTATGGATACACGCCCAAGCAGGGCACCGGCATGTCGGTGCGCACCCTGGTGGCCTACGTCGAGGACGTTGTGGCCCGCAGCGCCTAA
- the gcvT gene encoding glycine cleavage system aminomethyltransferase GcvT, producing MSEISEELLLGPLHQWHVDHGAKLADFGGWLMPLQYDGGGVVAEHTAVRTSVGLFDVSHLGKAEIRGAGAVAFANRCLSNDLSRITPGSAQYTLALTPEGTVTDDLIAYLRADDDLFLMPNAANNTAVVAALVAARDAEGAELEILNLHNEFGVFAVQGPQANAVMEAVGLPQPSAYMSFVDTTVTIGGQEISLTVCRTGYTGEIGYEVVPAWADTAVVWAALAEAVENAGGRAAGLGARDTLRTEMGYALHGHELSTGITAVEAGVGWAVGWKKESFWGKDALAAQKADGAPRKSVGLLATDRGVPRAGVDVLDAGGTVVGHTTSGTFSPTLGNGVALALVDPTIALGDALALDIRGRRLGVTVVKPPFVQVNVKA from the coding sequence ATGAGTGAAATTAGCGAAGAACTGCTGCTTGGACCGCTGCATCAGTGGCATGTTGACCACGGCGCGAAGCTGGCCGACTTTGGCGGTTGGCTGATGCCGCTGCAGTACGACGGCGGAGGTGTAGTTGCCGAGCACACGGCAGTTCGCACGTCGGTTGGCCTCTTTGACGTCTCGCACCTGGGCAAGGCTGAAATTCGTGGGGCCGGTGCCGTTGCCTTTGCCAACCGCTGCCTGTCCAACGACCTGTCCCGCATCACTCCCGGCAGTGCCCAGTACACACTGGCGTTGACACCTGAAGGCACCGTCACCGATGACCTGATCGCCTACCTGCGTGCCGACGATGACCTGTTCCTGATGCCCAACGCTGCTAACAACACCGCCGTTGTGGCCGCCCTCGTCGCCGCCCGCGACGCCGAGGGTGCGGAGCTGGAAATTCTGAACCTGCACAACGAATTTGGCGTGTTTGCCGTCCAGGGGCCCCAGGCCAACGCCGTCATGGAGGCCGTCGGCCTGCCGCAGCCCTCCGCCTACATGTCCTTCGTGGACACCACCGTGACCATCGGTGGCCAGGAGATTTCCTTGACCGTATGCCGCACCGGCTACACGGGCGAGATCGGCTACGAGGTTGTCCCCGCCTGGGCGGACACGGCCGTGGTGTGGGCCGCCCTGGCCGAGGCGGTGGAGAATGCGGGCGGTAGGGCCGCCGGGCTGGGCGCCCGCGACACCCTCCGCACCGAAATGGGCTACGCCCTCCACGGACACGAGCTGTCCACCGGGATCACCGCCGTCGAGGCCGGTGTGGGTTGGGCTGTGGGCTGGAAGAAGGAGTCCTTCTGGGGCAAGGATGCGCTCGCTGCGCAGAAGGCCGACGGCGCACCCCGCAAGTCCGTGGGGTTGCTGGCCACAGACCGTGGCGTGCCGCGGGCGGGTGTCGATGTTCTCGATGCCGGCGGCACCGTGGTGGGGCACACAACCTCCGGAACATTTTCGCCCACCTTGGGCAACGGCGTCGCACTTGCCCTGGTGGATCCGACCATCGCGCTCGGAGATGCGCTGGCCCTTGACATCCGCGGCCGCCGCCTGGGCGTCACCGTGGTCAAGCCGCCGTTTGTGCAGGTCAACGTCAAGGCGTAA
- a CDS encoding proteasome assembly chaperone family protein codes for MNITEYTPFHHPESLYVVNEELIADEELQGANLLMSFTGFSDAGQVVSQISKELKEQLSAEPLAVFDIDQLIDYRSRRPRITFTEDRLSDYRAPSLVLYRMVDALGTPFLYLTGSEPDLQWERFSRAVLGLVERLDVNLVAWVHSVPMPVPHTRPIGATVHGNRPDLIDGISAWKTTMEIPAAIGHVLEIKLAETGRNVVGYAIHVPHYLSDAEYPPAAVAGLEYLGAAASLMLPSERLREAGRAVERQITEQVEGSAEVATIVSNLEKQYDEHSDGVARRSLLAGDNDELPDADELGAAVEAYLASRDAKPHSGPETGIS; via the coding sequence ATGAATATTACTGAGTACACCCCTTTTCACCATCCGGAATCCCTCTACGTCGTCAATGAAGAGCTGATTGCCGATGAGGAACTTCAGGGTGCCAATCTGCTCATGTCCTTCACCGGATTTTCCGATGCCGGCCAGGTTGTCTCCCAGATTTCCAAGGAACTCAAGGAGCAGCTATCTGCTGAGCCACTGGCGGTTTTTGATATTGACCAGCTCATTGACTACCGTTCGCGCCGGCCCCGCATCACGTTCACGGAGGACCGCCTCAGCGATTACCGGGCACCCTCGCTGGTGCTCTACCGCATGGTTGACGCGCTGGGCACGCCGTTTCTGTACCTGACCGGCAGCGAGCCGGACCTGCAATGGGAGCGGTTCTCCCGCGCCGTGCTGGGCCTCGTTGAGCGCCTCGACGTGAACCTGGTGGCCTGGGTGCATTCGGTCCCGATGCCCGTCCCGCACACCCGCCCCATCGGTGCCACCGTCCACGGAAACCGGCCAGACCTCATCGACGGCATCTCCGCCTGGAAAACCACCATGGAGATTCCGGCCGCGATTGGCCATGTGCTGGAGATCAAGCTCGCCGAGACCGGCCGCAACGTGGTCGGCTATGCCATCCATGTCCCGCATTACCTTTCCGACGCCGAGTACCCGCCTGCCGCTGTTGCCGGTCTGGAATACTTGGGTGCCGCCGCCTCACTTATGCTCCCCAGCGAACGTCTTCGCGAGGCAGGCCGTGCCGTGGAACGCCAGATCACCGAACAGGTTGAGGGTTCCGCCGAGGTCGCCACCATTGTCAGCAACCTGGAAAAGCAGTATGACGAGCACAGCGACGGAGTGGCCCGGCGTTCCCTGTTGGCCGGGGACAATGACGAACTGCCCGACGCCGACGAGCTGGGTGCCGCCGTCGAGGCGTACCTGGCCAGCCGTGACGCCAAGCCGCACAGTGGCCCGGAAACTGGCATAAGCTGA
- a CDS encoding nitrate/nitrite transporter — MNGKRAWLVWGVGVFAYLIAISQRTSFGVAGLAATERFDATASALSAFTVIQLVVYAGLQIPVGVMVDRFGPRIMIATGAALMAVGQLQLAAATTVPAGVVGRVFVGAGDAMTFIAVIRLIPLWFPVRRVPVLTQLTGQLGQFGQLISIAPFAFVLHSAGWSPAFLGLAALGVLACVLAASLLRDSPVGAPSATTKRSFRETGSDLGTAWRQPGTRLGLWSHFATQFSGTVFVLTWGYPFLVSGQGLSTATASVLLSLFVVVGIIFGPFLGSWVGRHPLRRSTMVLAVTFAIIAVWLAVLLPARPAPLWLLVLLVLVLAIGGPASMIAFDFARTFNPSHRIGTATGIVNVGGFFAALVTMYMIGLILDLLNGAGVFSGGLYSLDAFRVAFSFQFIVLGIGVFAVIATRRKVRRTMAERGELVPALRDVLADNQRRRRQFRAEQHQERQSRKD; from the coding sequence GTGAATGGTAAACGTGCCTGGTTAGTGTGGGGAGTGGGCGTTTTCGCCTACCTGATTGCCATCAGCCAGCGGACCTCCTTTGGTGTGGCCGGCCTGGCCGCCACCGAACGCTTCGACGCCACGGCATCGGCCCTTTCAGCCTTTACCGTCATTCAACTGGTTGTCTACGCCGGCCTGCAAATTCCTGTTGGTGTCATGGTGGACCGGTTTGGGCCGCGAATCATGATCGCCACGGGGGCCGCCTTGATGGCCGTGGGCCAACTTCAGCTGGCGGCCGCAACCACTGTGCCCGCCGGTGTGGTGGGCAGGGTATTTGTTGGCGCCGGCGACGCCATGACATTCATCGCCGTCATCCGGCTCATTCCCTTGTGGTTTCCGGTCCGCAGGGTTCCCGTGCTGACGCAGCTGACCGGGCAGCTGGGGCAGTTTGGCCAGCTCATCAGCATTGCCCCCTTCGCCTTCGTGCTGCATTCGGCGGGGTGGAGCCCGGCCTTTCTGGGGCTTGCCGCGCTGGGCGTGCTGGCCTGTGTGCTGGCTGCGTCGCTGCTCCGTGATTCACCCGTGGGTGCGCCGTCGGCAACCACCAAGCGAAGCTTCAGGGAAACCGGCAGCGACCTGGGCACGGCGTGGCGCCAGCCGGGGACGCGGCTGGGCTTATGGAGCCACTTTGCCACCCAATTCTCCGGAACCGTCTTTGTCCTGACGTGGGGTTACCCATTCCTTGTTTCCGGGCAGGGCCTGTCCACGGCCACCGCCAGTGTGCTGCTGAGCCTCTTTGTTGTTGTGGGGATCATTTTCGGGCCCTTTCTTGGCAGCTGGGTGGGGCGGCATCCGCTGCGCCGCTCAACCATGGTGCTGGCCGTAACCTTTGCCATTATCGCCGTGTGGCTTGCCGTGCTGCTGCCTGCGCGGCCGGCACCGCTGTGGCTGCTGGTCCTGCTGGTTTTGGTGCTGGCCATCGGCGGACCGGCCTCCATGATCGCCTTCGACTTCGCACGCACCTTCAATCCCTCGCACCGGATCGGCACCGCCACGGGGATCGTGAATGTAGGTGGCTTCTTTGCCGCGCTGGTGACGATGTACATGATTGGCCTGATCCTCGACCTGCTCAACGGGGCTGGCGTGTTCAGTGGCGGACTGTACTCACTTGACGCGTTCCGGGTGGCTTTTTCCTTCCAATTCATTGTCCTGGGTATCGGTGTCTTTGCCGTGATAGCCACCCGCCGGAAGGTGCGCCGCACCATGGCCGAGCGCGGTGAGCTGGTCCCGGCGCTGCGTGACGTGCTGGCGGACAACCAGCGCCGCCGCCGGCAATTTCGGGCGGAACAGCACCAGGAACGCCAGTCGCGCAAGGACTGA
- a CDS encoding DinB family protein has translation MSEAELKTVLQRYLDAAREAILWKLEGLSEYDARRPLTPTGTNLLGLLKHVAITEAGYFGDVFGRPSGPVPAWSEEEGDDNADMWAAPDETIEAITTLSRRVREHTDATIAALPLDAAGRVPWWAPARQDVTLHQILIHMIAESHRHAGHADILRELIDGAAGLRNGNSNLPERDRAWWADYRGKLEQVARDAH, from the coding sequence ATGTCCGAAGCTGAGCTGAAAACCGTGTTGCAACGTTATCTCGACGCCGCACGCGAGGCCATCCTGTGGAAACTGGAGGGGCTCTCCGAGTATGACGCCCGCCGCCCGCTCACACCTACCGGCACCAATCTGTTGGGCCTGCTCAAACACGTGGCGATCACCGAGGCCGGCTATTTCGGGGATGTCTTTGGCCGTCCGTCAGGCCCCGTTCCTGCCTGGTCGGAGGAAGAAGGCGATGACAACGCGGACATGTGGGCCGCACCCGATGAAACGATCGAAGCCATCACCACCTTGTCCAGGCGGGTCCGCGAACACACCGATGCCACGATCGCCGCACTGCCCCTGGACGCCGCTGGCCGGGTGCCGTGGTGGGCCCCGGCCCGGCAGGATGTCACACTGCACCAGATCCTCATCCACATGATTGCTGAATCGCACCGGCATGCCGGTCACGCGGACATTCTCCGCGAGCTCATCGACGGCGCGGCCGGACTGCGCAACGGGAACTCGAATCTTCCGGAACGCGACCGGGCATGGTGGGCTGACTACCGCGGCAAGCTGGAACAAGTGGCTCGGGACGCCCACTGA
- a CDS encoding DUF4192 domain-containing protein: protein MRKQIDKIKVSAGEDLLAFIPHMLGYWPERSIVCIGMSGKSLRATMRVDLPPEDMNDVAGFAALAASQLASDREADGALLAIFGIEDWDAPRDLPQAVLYQELRRAFEKFRLPVRDAWYVGPRHWRSMECADESCCPWPGKDNASIKESFVNTEFIFRGSMVRESPQQQIQAVVAVGDEEFAGKVVVAGARFREALSLTGSGAHQLAVTLGAWEFALHQWPQKPDPGMAAFLLASLGESTARDAVIVAIATDPNAAFAGAAGTGTLLPDSGNVEAPANWYGGNQAEGWQATIADVSDEAVMKATRDFGNILVGEISNGDNSGLLGPDWQRLGRAEQLLQFLAGATNEADKAPVLCLLGWIEWCKGRGTWAGNYFQLCLQMQPGYRLAELLDRLLSVGYIAACAKNPGTAWHGQQDDEPQGVDEAA from the coding sequence ATGAGAAAGCAAATAGACAAGATCAAAGTCAGTGCCGGTGAGGATCTCCTGGCATTCATTCCCCACATGCTGGGGTACTGGCCGGAGCGCAGCATCGTGTGTATCGGCATGAGCGGCAAAAGCCTTCGAGCCACCATGCGTGTGGACCTGCCGCCTGAGGACATGAACGATGTCGCCGGCTTTGCGGCCCTTGCCGCGTCGCAGCTGGCCAGTGACCGTGAGGCCGATGGCGCGTTGCTGGCCATCTTCGGCATCGAAGACTGGGACGCGCCGAGGGACCTGCCGCAGGCAGTCCTGTACCAGGAGCTTCGACGGGCCTTTGAAAAGTTCCGGCTGCCGGTCCGTGACGCCTGGTATGTGGGTCCACGGCATTGGCGCAGCATGGAGTGCGCCGACGAGAGTTGCTGTCCCTGGCCTGGCAAGGACAATGCGTCCATCAAGGAAAGCTTTGTGAACACCGAGTTCATCTTCCGGGGCAGCATGGTGCGGGAAAGTCCCCAGCAGCAGATTCAGGCGGTGGTCGCCGTCGGGGATGAGGAATTTGCGGGCAAGGTTGTTGTCGCCGGAGCGCGCTTCAGGGAGGCCCTGTCTCTCACGGGATCAGGCGCCCACCAGCTGGCGGTGACGTTGGGGGCGTGGGAGTTTGCGCTGCACCAGTGGCCGCAAAAGCCGGACCCTGGCATGGCCGCATTTCTGTTGGCCAGCTTGGGGGAATCCACCGCCCGTGATGCCGTCATTGTGGCCATCGCCACGGATCCCAACGCGGCCTTTGCCGGCGCAGCAGGTACGGGAACCTTGCTGCCCGACAGTGGAAACGTCGAAGCCCCCGCGAATTGGTACGGCGGCAATCAGGCGGAGGGATGGCAGGCGACCATTGCCGACGTCAGTGATGAGGCGGTCATGAAAGCCACGCGCGACTTTGGCAACATCCTGGTGGGTGAGATTTCCAATGGGGACAACAGCGGGCTGTTGGGGCCCGACTGGCAGAGGCTCGGCCGGGCGGAGCAGCTGTTGCAATTTCTGGCCGGGGCCACGAACGAGGCCGACAAGGCTCCCGTGCTGTGCCTGCTGGGCTGGATTGAATGGTGCAAGGGCCGGGGGACGTGGGCTGGAAATTACTTCCAGCTGTGCCTGCAAATGCAGCCGGGGTACCGGCTGGCCGAGTTGCTGGACCGGTTGCTGTCAGTGGGATACATCGCCGCCTGCGCCAAGAACCCGGGCACTGCCTGGCACGGCCAGCAGGATGACGAGCCTCAGGGCGTGGATGAGGCGGCATGA
- a CDS encoding RNA polymerase sigma factor has translation MSATAKSKVSKTKEIEDPASSVDVPLTPAQKRAATIAAKKVALAEAGGASAAAAKKAPAKKAAPARRGKAASKEDDEDSSAETVVEDDDQDEPAKERPVATGTGFVYSDSDDDDAPVQQVMSAGATADPVKDYLKQIGKVALLNAEQEVDLALRIEAGLFAVEKLKAASAKMDAQLKRDLERIVHDGKRAKNHLLEANLRLVVSLAKRYTGRGMLFLDLIQEGNLGLIRAVEKFDYTKGFKFSTYATWWIRQAITRAMADQARTIRIPVHMVEVINKLARVQRQMLQDLGREPTPEELAKELDMTPEKVVEVQKYGREPISLHTPLGEDGDSEFGDLIEDSEAVVPADAVSFTLLQEQLHSVLDTLSEREAGVVAMRFGLTDGQPKTLDEIGKVYGVTRERIRQIESKTMSKLRHPSRSQVLRDYLD, from the coding sequence GTGTCTGCTACTGCCAAGAGCAAAGTCTCCAAAACCAAGGAGATCGAGGACCCAGCATCGTCAGTTGATGTGCCGCTGACACCAGCGCAGAAGCGTGCTGCCACCATCGCCGCCAAGAAGGTTGCACTGGCTGAGGCCGGTGGAGCGTCTGCTGCCGCCGCGAAGAAGGCTCCTGCCAAGAAGGCCGCGCCTGCCCGTCGTGGCAAGGCTGCGAGCAAGGAAGATGACGAAGATTCCTCAGCGGAGACTGTTGTCGAAGATGACGATCAGGACGAGCCCGCCAAGGAGCGTCCTGTTGCCACCGGAACAGGTTTCGTCTACTCTGACTCGGATGATGACGACGCCCCTGTCCAGCAGGTCATGTCCGCCGGCGCCACAGCTGATCCGGTCAAGGACTACCTGAAGCAGATTGGCAAGGTTGCCTTGCTTAACGCTGAGCAGGAAGTCGACTTGGCACTGCGCATTGAAGCCGGCCTGTTCGCCGTCGAAAAGCTCAAGGCCGCCTCAGCCAAGATGGATGCGCAGCTCAAGCGTGACCTTGAACGAATCGTCCATGACGGCAAGCGTGCCAAGAACCACTTGCTCGAAGCCAACCTGCGCCTCGTCGTTTCACTGGCCAAGCGCTACACCGGCCGTGGCATGCTCTTCCTTGACTTGATTCAGGAAGGCAACCTGGGCCTCATCCGTGCAGTCGAGAAGTTTGACTACACCAAGGGCTTTAAGTTCTCCACCTACGCCACCTGGTGGATCCGCCAGGCCATCACCCGCGCCATGGCCGACCAGGCACGCACCATCCGCATCCCGGTGCACATGGTGGAGGTCATCAACAAGCTGGCCCGCGTGCAGCGCCAGATGCTGCAGGACCTGGGCCGGGAACCCACACCCGAGGAATTGGCCAAGGAATTGGACATGACCCCGGAAAAGGTTGTCGAGGTCCAGAAGTACGGCCGCGAGCCCATCTCCCTGCACACGCCCCTGGGCGAGGACGGTGACTCGGAGTTCGGTGACTTGATTGAAGACTCCGAAGCCGTTGTTCCCGCCGATGCCGTGTCCTTCACCTTGTTGCAGGAACAGCTGCACTCGGTGCTCGACACCTTGTCCGAGCGTGAAGCCGGCGTGGTCGCCATGCGCTTTGGTTTGACCGATGGCCAGCCGAAGACTTTAGACGAAATCGGCAAGGTCTACGGCGTTACGCGTGAGCGCATCCGCCAGATCGAATCCAAGACGATGTCCAAGCTGCGCCACCCGTCGCGCTCACAGGTCCTGCGCGACTACCTGGACTGA